One Hordeum vulgare subsp. vulgare chromosome 4H, MorexV3_pseudomolecules_assembly, whole genome shotgun sequence DNA window includes the following coding sequences:
- the LOC123449759 gene encoding NAC domain-containing protein 22-like, with translation MTMAVEASTMELDQDLPGFRFHPTEEELLGFYLSGVALGKKLHFDIIGTLNIYRHDPWDLPGLAKIGEREWYFFVPRDRKAGSGGRPNRTTERGFWKATGSDRAIRNTADPKRVIGLKKTLVFYQGRAPRGTKTDWVMNEYRLPDSGPAPPQEDTVLCKVYRKATPLKELEQRAFAMEEMKQRSGGNGGHGYGGVDRACPVAPVPAASDFYLSSSDDVQDNFLIPSSSSSSVAPSADSSSHDEPREAKMEADMATVTVASTSSLPATAPFHLPLPAVNPPCGLQLPAANHEMSNMSSLQLPAARQGALDLPSLQLPAASSQGVFDWLNDPFLTQLRSPWQDQHCMSPYSRLLY, from the exons ATGACAATGGCAGTGGAGGCGTCGACCATGGAGCTCGACCAGGACCTCCCCGGCTTCCGCTTCCACCCCACGGAAGAGGAGCTCCTCGGATTCTACCTCTCAGGCGTCGCCCTTGGCAAGAAGCTCCACTTCGACATCATCGGCACCCTCAACATCTACCGCCACGACCCCTGGGATCTTCCCG GGCTGGCAAAGATCGGGGAGAGGGAGTGGTACTTCTTCGTGCCGCGTGACCGGAAGGCCGGGAGCGGCGGGCGGCCGAACCGGACGACGGAGCGGGGGTTCTGGAAGGCGACGGGGTCGGACAGGGCCATCCGGAACACCGCCGACCCCAAGCGGGTCATCGGCCTCAAGAAGACGCTCGTCTTCTACCAGGGCCGCGCTCCGCGGGGCACCAAGACGGACTGGGTCATGAACGAGTACCGCCTCCCCGACTCCGGCCCGGCGCCACCCCAGGAGGACACGGTGCTGTGCAAGGTATACCGGAAGGCCACGCCGCTCAAGGAGCTCGAGCAGAGAGCCTTTGCGATGGAGGAGATGAAGCAGAGGTCCGGCGGCAACGGTGGGCACGGCTACGGCGGCGTGGACAGAGCGTGCCCGGTGGCCCCGGTCCCGGCTGCCAGCGACTTCTACCTGTCGTCATCGGACGACGTCCAGGATAACTTCCtgatcccctcctcctcctcgtcgtcggtggCCCCGTCTGCAGACAGCAGCAGCCACGACGAGCCCAGGGAAGCTAAGATGGAAGCAGACATGGCCACGGTGACCGTGGCGTCGACGTCGTCTCTGCCAGCGACCGCGCCCTTTCATCTTCCGCTCCCGGCCGTGAACCCACCCTGCGGCCTCCAGCTCCCGGCGGCGAACCATGAGATGTCGAACATGTCCAGCCTGCAGCTACCGGCGGCAAGGCAGGGTGCTCTGGACCTGCCCAGCCTGCAGCTCCCGGCGGCGAGCAGCCAGGGAGTGTTCGACTGGCTAAATGATCCGTTCCTGACGCAGCTGCGCAGCCCGTGGCAGGACCAGCATTGCATGTCCCCTTACTCCCGTCTGCTATACTAA
- the LOC123449760 gene encoding NAC domain-containing protein 22-like gives MAMAAVASSTMEIDQDLPGFRFHPTEEELLGFYLSRVALGKKLHFDIIGTLNIYRHDPWDLPGLAKIGEREWYFFVPRDRKGGSGGRPNRTTERGFWKATGSDRAIRSTADPKRVIGLKKTLVFYEGRAPRGTKTDWVMNEYRLPYSGPAPPQEDTVLCKVYRKATPLKELEQRAFAMEEMKQRSGGNGGYGYSGAARACPAPAPGASDFYLSSSDDVEDNFLIPSSSSSSVAPPANSSSHDEPREAKMEADMATVSVASTSSLPLAANAPFHLQLPTVNPPCGLQVPAANHGMSNMQLPAARQGALDLPSLQLPAASSHGVFDWLNDPFLTQLRSPWQDQHSMSPYSRLLY, from the exons ATGGCCATGGCAGCAGTGGCGTCGTCGACAATGGAGATCGATCAGGACCTCCCCGGATTCCGGTTCCATCCCACGGAGGAGGAGCTCCTCGGCTTCTACCTCTCCCGCGTCGCCCTCGGCAAGAAGCTCCACTTCGACATCATCGGCACCCTCAACATCTACCGCCACGACCCCTGGGATCTTCCCG GGCTGGCAAAGATCGGGGAGAGGGAGTGGTACTTCTTCGTGCCGCGTGACCGGAAGGGCGGGAGCGGCGGGCGGCCGAACCGGACGACGGAGCGGGGGTTCTGGAAGGCGACGGGGTCGGACAGGGCCATCCGGAGCACCGCCGACCCCAAGCGGGTCATCGGCCTCAAGAAGACGCTCGTCTTCTACGAAGGCCGCGCTCCGCGGGGCACCAAGACGGACTGGGTCATGAACGAGTACCGCCTCCCATACTCCGGCCCGGCGCCACCCCAGGAGGACACGGTGCTGTGCAAGGTATACCGGAAGGCCACGCCTCTCAAGGAGCTCGAGCAGAGAGCCTTTGCGATGGAGGAGATGAAGCAGAGGTCCGGCGGCAACGGTGGGTACGGCTACAGCGGTGCGGCCAGAGCGTGCCCTGCTCCTGCACCGGGCGCCAGCGACTTCTACCTGTCGTCATCGGACGACGTCGAGGACAACTTCCtgatcccctcctcctcctcctcgtcggtgGCGCCGCCTGCAAACAGCAGCAGCCACGACGAGCCCAGGGAAGCTAAGATGGAAGCAGACATGGCCACGGTGAGCGTGGCGTCGACGTCGTCTCTGCCGCTAGCGGCGAACGCGCCCTTCCACCTGCAGCTCCCAACCGTGAACCCACCCTGCGGCCTCCAGGTCCCGGCGGCGAACCATGGGATGTCAAACATGCAGCTACCGGCGGCAAGGCAGGGTGCTCTGGATCTGCCCAGCCTGCAGCTCCCGGCGGCGAGCAGCCACGGAGTGTTCGACTGGCTAAATGACCCGTTCCTGACGCAGCTGCGCAGCCCGTGGCAGGACCAGCATTCCATGTCCCCTTACTCCCGTCTGCTATACTAA